The genomic region CTAAGGTAGGTAACGCGACCTTAATGACTAATCTTACTACAGCTAGTGGATTTGCTACTTTTATCTTTACAGACAGCACCTTACTTAGTGAATTTGGGATTGTAGCTTCTATATGCATTGTTTCCATATTTCTTTTAAGCTTAATGATTATTCCTATCATTTACAGCTATTTACCAGTTCCTAAAGACAGACATCTAGAGCATTTGAGAAAACGTTGGATAGGCACATTTGTAGACTGGACAGAGCGTATGGTAAAAGAAAATCGTATCGCAATTTACATTACTAGCCTTATTGTATTAGTTATTTCTATTATAGGAATGTATCAAATAAGGGTTTCTGGTAGTCTGATTGAAGACATGCCTAAGTCTATGCAATTCTACAAAGACATTAAATTCTTTGAAAAAAGTTTTGACGGTATCATGCCACTAGAGATAGTAGTAAATACTAAGAGTAAAAAAGGTGTTTCTAAAGCCAAAACTCTTAAAAAGTTAGATGAAATAGAAACTCATATCATTGAAACTCCTGAGCTTTCTAGACCTATGTCTATCGTAAGTATCGTAAAATATACAAAGCAAGCGTTTTATGGTGGTGATCCCGAGTTTTATGACCTACCGACTACTTATGAACGTGTAGGTATATCTACCTTACTAGATGATAGTGGTGGCGACGCTATGCTTATGAAAAGTTACGTAGACAGTACTGGACAGTATGCTCGCATAACCACGTTTATGAAAGATATGGGAACAGACCGCATGGAGCGTGTAGAGGAGGATTTACGTGATGAGATAGCAAAGGTTTTTCCAGAAGATAAATATGAAGTTTTACTAACAGGTAAGGCACTCGTTTTTCAAAAAGGGACTAATTACCTTATCAACAATTTAGTAATCTCCTTAACACTTGCGATCATCCTAATCGCTCTATTTATGGCGTGGATGTTTAAATCTGTGCGCATGATACTAGTCTCACTCGTACCTAATATTTTGCCGTTAATTATTACAGCAGGTTTAATGGGTTATCTAGGCGTTCCTATTAAACCATCAACGATATTAGTATTCTCCATAGCTTTTGGTATATCCGTGGATGATACAATACACTTTTTAGCAAAATATAGACAAGAACTCATTGCAAATAAATGGCGAGTTAAAAAATCTGTATATGCTGCTTTAAGAGAAACAGGAGTTAGCATGTTCTATACTTCTATCGTATTATTTTTTGGGTTTTCAACATTCACAATTTCTAGTTTTGGTGGCACCGTGGCACTAGGCGCATTAGTAAGTGCAACATTACTATTTGCCATGTTATCTAACTTATTATTGCTTCCTAGTATGCTTTTGTCTTTAGAACGCAGTATTGCAAACGAGCGCACGTTTAAAAAACTACCTATCCCTATTATCCATAAAGATGGAGATGAAGAGCAAGAGTAGATGTGATTTCGCTTTCGCGTAAGCATATTCACAACAATCCCTTTGATAATCATTGGCATTCCATGTCATAAAAATTATATTTGCTGTTCTTAAAAAATCGAGAATGCAACATCAAAGAATTGCCGCGTTATTGCAAGCAGAACCTAGCATGCAGGAGATTACTGTAAAAGGTTGGGTACGTAGTTTTAGAAACGATCGATTCATCGCTTTAAACGATGGATCTACCATTCATAATTTACAATGCGTTATTGAGCCAGATAATTATGAACGCGCTCTTCTAGACCAGATTAATGTAGCAGCGGCTGTGGCCGTGACAGGAACACTAGTAGAGAGTGCTGGTAGTGGACAACGTGTTGAATTACAAGCAAAAACTGTAAAAATACTAGGTAAAGCAGATCCAGAAGAAGTTGCTAAAACTATACTATCTCCTAAACGCCACAAACTAGAGACTCTACGTGAGCAAGCACATTTAAGAGTACGTACTAACACATTCGGTGCAGTCATGAGAGTACGTGCTGCATTATCATTTGCTGTACACAAATACTTTCAAGAAAACGGTTTCTATCAAGCACATACGCCTATAATTACTGGTAGTGATGCTGAAGGAGCCGGAGAAATGTTCCGCCTATCAACATTAGACCCAAAGAATCCACCACTTGATGAGGACGGAAATATAGACTATAAACAAGATTTCTTTGAAAAAGAATCTAACCTTACCGTTTCTGGTCAATTAGAAGCTGAGACCTATGCCATGGGATTAGGACAGGTATATACCTTTGGCCCTACTTTTAGAGCAGAAAATTCAAACACCTCTAGACACCTTGCAGAGTTTTGGATGATCGAGCCTGAAGTTGCATTTAATGACCTAGATGCTAATATGGATCTGTCTGAAGACTTTATCAAATATGTTGTTAAATATGCACTAGACAACTGTAAAGATG from Nonlabens arenilitoris harbors:
- the asnS gene encoding asparagine--tRNA ligase; this translates as MQHQRIAALLQAEPSMQEITVKGWVRSFRNDRFIALNDGSTIHNLQCVIEPDNYERALLDQINVAAAVAVTGTLVESAGSGQRVELQAKTVKILGKADPEEVAKTILSPKRHKLETLREQAHLRVRTNTFGAVMRVRAALSFAVHKYFQENGFYQAHTPIITGSDAEGAGEMFRLSTLDPKNPPLDEDGNIDYKQDFFEKESNLTVSGQLEAETYAMGLGQVYTFGPTFRAENSNTSRHLAEFWMIEPEVAFNDLDANMDLSEDFIKYVVKYALDNCKDDLDFLENRLIQEDKSKPQAERSPMELRKKLEFILKNNFKRVSYTEAIDILKSSKPNKKKKFKYLIEEWGADLQSEHERYLVEKHFECPVILFDYPANIKAFYMRLNDPDSEGRETVRAMDILFPGIGEIIGGSQREERYDVLKEKMDTMGIPEEELWWYLETRKFGSVTHSGFGLGFERLVMFVTGMSNIRDVIPYPRTPGNAEF
- a CDS encoding efflux RND transporter permease subunit, translating into MQKLFSFSFWNGIARIILRNREILLSLIILATIGLATQWGNMRFTHSEANLLPDNHPVNQEYRRFLDKFGEEGNLIILGIKNSDLQTYEDFNAWNQLADSIEKYDEVELVLSTSNLPVLKKSEDASKFIIEQLSKDPLKSKEELTAYKKELFGELPFYRNLIFSEKDSVLRTAIYIKKDIVNSSIRKEFVLDKFNPLIEDYKTNHGLSELRVSGMPYIRTLNSQNIVDEISMFLLAALLITSAIFFFFFRSWRATFISIVTVIIGVMWAFGFLGLLNYEITVLTALIPPLIIVIGIPNCIFLINKYQQEIKEHGNQAKSLQRVITKVGNATLMTNLTTASGFATFIFTDSTLLSEFGIVASICIVSIFLLSLMIIPIIYSYLPVPKDRHLEHLRKRWIGTFVDWTERMVKENRIAIYITSLIVLVISIIGMYQIRVSGSLIEDMPKSMQFYKDIKFFEKSFDGIMPLEIVVNTKSKKGVSKAKTLKKLDEIETHIIETPELSRPMSIVSIVKYTKQAFYGGDPEFYDLPTTYERVGISTLLDDSGGDAMLMKSYVDSTGQYARITTFMKDMGTDRMERVEEDLRDEIAKVFPEDKYEVLLTGKALVFQKGTNYLINNLVISLTLAIILIALFMAWMFKSVRMILVSLVPNILPLIITAGLMGYLGVPIKPSTILVFSIAFGISVDDTIHFLAKYRQELIANKWRVKKSVYAALRETGVSMFYTSIVLFFGFSTFTISSFGGTVALGALVSATLLFAMLSNLLLLPSMLLSLERSIANERTFKKLPIPIIHKDGDEEQE